One Halictus rubicundus isolate RS-2024b chromosome 10, iyHalRubi1_principal, whole genome shotgun sequence genomic window carries:
- the LOC143358150 gene encoding 52 kDa repressor of the inhibitor of the protein kinase-like: protein MVRNKGLITPHRAFLLYLPGAGTPVEINHIGDNVFIKLLRSVVAYCIASPGSHFNTGGKSDAVPACERKRDASCENVRAYSYRVWMIASVCCLLWGVKFAWICLQGDSKGKGDGSGGLKHSLKKIDSFFPKKPRLEIAYSKNSPTTTTDENNCIADASASTATLPTLTIDEEKTCSPVTNDIQPTICTSTSDSDQIKTSLSQPKFASDIACYIGENINDSTKAMLLEKHWQPPPNYTFPHCVVNKKGKQTKKYAQKSHLDKFHWLVLSHKDQGLYCKYCALFVVAPGGGVQTKTPLCRLVKEPLKAFGNLLGENGLLLTHQRNKYHELAVQAGKNFLLSFHKPEINIMNQVNSQRLKQINENRERLRPIVKTIIFCGHQNISLRGHRDDGKLLNYDSVVADEGNFRALLKFRIDSGDIALQQHLESSKSNATYISKTVQNELIDVCAEIIQENILQNVREAKYFSILFDETTDISHISQLSLSFRYLHDGVIKEHFVTFCDTYDVLRREDNNSGDIEPRLTGVALAKIVENLCTKFNLDLSWCVGIGTDSCSVMASDTKGAVQELMKIAIHAKRCPCNNHVLNNSLARSSKVVSCRNTSGTMRKVVAFANASAKRHEIFKIELGAAMQGICETRWVERHDGHLQFQGDNLVKICSALEKISAWQDNKTANDAHCLLQTLRSSDFIISSICLSDVLGTTVSLSRILQSNSIDLKKATDAINDTLSVLQNKRENVDVIYRQLFEEAKEVAEQLDVEIKCPRIVSKQIHRANNQPAQSAEEYFRRAIYIPLLDSIISDLQDRLSPDVLNLFQLSVFMPKSECSNEDIETVKQLATDYTLLLDNTPFSVIVNEYRLWMVKWQAWQRSQDIPQSISDLILNCDIDMYPNIRKFLCIMATLPVSVATAERSFSTLRRIKSWLRSSMVEDRLTGLALLHIHKNVPIDVNDVITRFGRRRKRKIDFVI, encoded by the exons ATGGTTCGCAACAAAGGTTTAATAACGCCGCATAGGGCATTCCTTTTGTACTTGCCGGGCGCCGGTACGCCGGTAGAGATCAACCATATCGGAGATAACGTTTTCATCAAGCTTTTACGGTCGGTCGTTGCATATTGTATCGCGTCTCCCGGTTCCCATTTCAACACCGGAGGAAAGAGCGACGCGGTTCCCGCATGCGAACGAAAACGCGACGCGTCCTGCGAGAACGTCCGAGCTTACTCGTACAG AGTCTGGATGATAGCGTCAG TCTGTTGTCTGTTGTGGGGTGTGAAATTTGCATGGATTTGCTTGCAGGGTGATTCTAAGGGAAAAGGAGATGGTAGTGGTGGATTGaaacattcattaaaaaaaatagattcattTTTCCCAAAGAAACCAAGGCTTGAGATTGCTTACTCGAaaaattcacctacaacaactacagatgaaaataattgtattgcCGATGCTTCTGCTTCTACAGCTACATTGCCTACATTAACCATAGATGAAGAAAAAACATGCTCTCCTGTTACTAACGATATTCAGCCTACAATATGTACATCGACTTCTGATTCTGATCAGATAAAGACTTCACTTTCTCAACCAAAGTTTGCTTCAGATATTGCTTGTTATATAGgggaaaatataaatgattcaACTAAAGCTATGTTGCTTGAAAAGCATTGGCAGCCTCCCCCTAATTATACTTTTCCGCATtgtgttgttaataaaaaaggaaaacaaacaaaaaaatatgctcAGAAGTCTCACCTTGACAAGTTTCACTGGCTTGTTTTGTCGCATAAAGACCAGGGTCTTTACTGCAAGTACTGTGCTTTGTTTGTCGTAGCTCCTGGAGGTGGTGTACAGACAAAAACACCTTTATGTCGACTCGTAAAAGAACCATTAAAAGCTTTCGGTAATTTGCTAGGTGAAAATGGTCTTCTGCTAACACACCAGCGAAACAAATACCACGAATTAGCTGTCCAAGCAGGGAAGAACTTTTTATTGAGTTTTCATAAACCGGAAATTAACATAATGAACCAAGTAAATAGTCAAAGactgaaacaaataaatgaaaatagagaACGTTTGCGACCAATCGTAAAAACTATAATATTTTGTGGCCATCAAAATATATCGTTACGTGGCCATCGCGACGATGGTAAATTGCTGAACTATGACAGCGTAGTAGCCGATGAAGGGAATTTTAGAGCCCTTTTAAAATTCCGTATTGATTCTGGCGATATTGCATTGCAGCAACATTTAGAATCTTCAAAATCCAACGCCACGTACATCAGCAAGACTGTACAAAATGAGTTGATAGATGTTTGCGCAGAAATCATCCAGGAAAACATTTTACAGAATGTGCGGGaagctaaatatttttcaattttgttcgatGAAACAACAGATATATCACATATCTCACAGCTGAGCCTATCATTCCGATATTTGCATGATGGCGTTATTAAGGAACATTTTGTGACTTTTTGTGATACCTACGATGTTCTTAGACGTGAAGACAACAATTCAGGTGACATAGAGCCTCGATTGACAGGTGTAGCTTTGgcgaaaatcgttgaaaatctgtgtACCAAATTTAACTTAGATTTATCTTGGTGTGTGGGTATTGGAACTGACAGCTGCTCGGTTATGGCATCAGATACAAAAGGTGCAGTGCAAGAATTGATGAAAATAGCCATTCATGCTAAACGTTGCCCGTGCAACAACCATGTGCTCAATAACTCATTGGCAAGATCATCCAAAGTAGTTTCCTGTCGCAATACATCTGGCACAATGAGAAAAGTTGTGGCATTTGCCAATGCATCCGCTAAGaggcatgaaatttttaaaatagaactcGGAGCTGCCATGCAAGGTATTTGTGAGACACGTTGGGTAGAGAGGCATGATGGGCATCTTCAATTTCAAGGAGACAACTTAGTCAAAATTTGTAGCGCTTTGGAGAAGATTTCTGCTTGGCAAGACAATAAAACTGCCAATGATGCGCATTGCTTGCTGCAAACATTGCGCAGTTCtgactttattatatcctccatctgtTTAAGTGATGTATTAG gtACTACTGTATCTTTAAGCAGAATACTGCAATCGAActcaattgatttaaaaaaagctaCGGACGCTATTAATGATACTTTAagtgttttacaaaataaaagagaaaatgtgGACGTAATCTACCGACAGCTTTTTGAAGAGGCTAAAGAAGTAGCTGAGCAGCTAGATGTAGAAATTAAATGCCCCAGAATAGTATCAAAACAAATACATAGGGCCAATAACCAACCTGCTCAATCTGCTGAAGAGTATTTCCGCAGAGCTATATACATCCCTCTTCTAGATTCAATAATAAGTGATCTCCAGGACCGCCTGTCTCCTGATGTACTTAATTTGTTTCAGCTAAGCGTTTTCATGCCAAAAAGCGAATGTAGTAATGAAGACATTGAAACTGTGAAACAACTAGCTACCGACTATACATTATTACTAGATAACACTCCATTTTCTGTCATTGTAAATGAATATCGGCTGTGGATGGTGAAGTGGCAGGCGTGGCAGCGGAGCCAGGACATACCGCAGTCGATTTCTGAtcttattttaaattgtgaCATCGATATGTATcctaatataagaaaatttttatgtattatggCTACACTACCTGTCAGTGTAGCGACAGCAGAAAGGTCTTTCTCTACGTTGCGCAGAATTAAATCGTGGCTAAGATCTTCAATGGTTGAAGATCGCCTAACCGGACTGGCACTTCTCCACATTCATAAAAACGTACCCATTGACGTAAATGACGTAATAACGCGTTTCGGGAGAAgacgtaaaagaaaaattgattttgttatttaa
- the LOC143358205 gene encoding DNA-directed primase/polymerase protein — protein MNTISPCQFYDKEIMSKAAIQRVKPLWVKEHCKMPSHILGPPNIWMEFEKQATALATAFQENTIVHTLCTFVYQRDNGYRKFVVAHPEVYWWHYEHRPPEKRCSYEVIPENSPCRLYLDLEYSIELNPESNGPSMTDTIIDIICAYLLTHYSLPCNKYNALNLDSSTPGKFSRHVVFNIKDVAFKDNYHVGRLVKSICKDIFDYISAKENKHSILSSFDRTKVEQLFVKTRKGNSLFVDTSVYTKNRHFRIYKSTKWGKQSNLEISNDCKYIPSNLHKDKELNIFLDSLVSYFTSKPDLMLLEYDKLGTVELKRFEMQIPKFIHQECNQCYSTYPMLDKYVRDKIHPGKIRVCKHYFDSTKMLIYETTGYRYCENIGRCHKSNNVFLIIDLRNKTMYQKCHDKDCSGFVSVPTKLPEEISFQIDDRDDMLLSCVPMEGLL, from the exons ATGAATACCATCAgtccatgtcaattttatgATAAGGAAATAATGTCAAAAGCTGCGATCCAGAGGGTGAAACCGCTTTGGGTGAAAGAACATTGTAAAATGCCATCGCACATTCTTGGACCTCCAAATATTTGGATGGAATTTGAAAAACAAGCAACCGCGCTTGCAACAGCGTTTCAAGAAAACACCATCGTTCATACGCTTTGCACATTTGTCTACCAAAGAGACAATGGTTATCGCAAATTTGTGgtagctcatcccgaggtataTTGGTGGCATTACGAACATCGACCTCCGGAAAAGAGATGCTCGTACGAG GTGATACCGGAGAACTCTCCTTGCCGTCTGTATCTGGACTTGGAATATTCGATCGAATTAAATCCGGAAAGTAATGGTCCTTCCATGACCGATACGATAATCGATATTATCTGCGCTTATCTGCTTACCCATTATAGCTTACCGTGCAATAAGTACAATGCGTTGAATTTGGATTCTAGTACGCCGGGAAAGTTTAGCCGACACGTTGTATTCAACATCAAAGATGTAGCGTTTAAAGATAATTATCATGTTGGTAGATTAGTAAAATCTATATGCAAAGATATCTTCGATTATATCTCAGCAAAGGAAAACAAACATAGCATTTTAAGTAGTTTCGATAGAACAAAAGTGGAACAGCTATTCGTGAAGACACGTAAGGGTAACAGTCTGTTCGTAGATACCTCTGTCTATACTAAAAATAGACATTTTAGAATCTACAAATCCACGAAATGGGGAAAACAGTCTAATTTGGAGATTTCAAACGACTGTAAATATATTCCTTCTAATTTACACAAAGATAAAGAATTGAACATTTTCTTGGACTCTTTGGTGTCCTATTTTACTTCTAAACCCGATTTAATGCTTTTGGAATATGATAAACTTGGCACGGTAGAACTAAAACGTTTTGAAATGCAAATACCAAAGTTTATTCACCAGGAATGTAACCAATGTTATTCAACGTATCCAATGTTAGATAAGTACGTTCGCGACAAGATACATCCTGGTAAAATACGTGTATGCAAACACTACTTTGATTCTACCAAAATGTTAATTTACGAGACAACCGGATACAG ATATTGCGAAAATATCGGTAGGTGCCACAAAAGCAACAACGTTTTCCTCATCATAGACTTGAGGAACAAGACAATGTATCAGAAATGTCATGACAAAGATTGTTCAGGTTTCGTATCGGTACCAACGAAGTTACCGGAAGAAATTAGCTTTCAAATCGACGACAGAGACGATATGCTTTTAAGTTGCGTTCCAATGGAGGGTTTACTGTAA
- the Shg gene encoding DE-cadherin codes for MSGAEIDGRRLVRAWARPQRLLLSFLLLCGTLADATRLRHSRHLDTRSQFSTEEELTMQQIENHNHKPVFSNCSHYAPVVKEEEPAGTEVVQVHAEDRDRPEDGGTITYSFLTAHGEKLKFKIDNRTGLIRTTQMLDRDEPAREKEAYLTILATDNGKPQLDDVCTFKVTIEDVNDNAPVFDKVAYTESVPQDLPLGREVMRVSATDIDDGNNSVVHYSLSPKKKEDGVYFRIDSKTGVIFLNKTIDRSPDYKFSMTATAMDRGETPRSNVIDLDIRVVESHKKPPDFLPRSSEPIRLKENFSDFGQSIVRLPAVTNTVNDTCVFHMVDGRTVQTNKGNTFRLESSGNEAFIKLSQHLDYESNTVYSLIVRVQNKYQLAAETVVDIEVEDVNDNIPVFREMKKGSVLENEPPGVPVMQVRAIDADGTSAHNQVTYELDNFQDLFAIDKYTGNITTLQIFDREKEDTYNVKVIAVDNSPSALFGTGEHNKGQQVFRIEIADKNDNAPHFDRPVYTATSILENANQNEVVTEVKAIDSDTASPVTYSIIFGNTDDSFLIEETTGKIRVKNLLDYEKITEYNLTVRAFDGLFDDTAQVKIFIENVNDNRPVFGDFDKNPIIREETLYKGCITTVVAYDPDIKDRNADQNITYSIVKEDQQPLIEIDKTGCLKLKKPLDRDSPNGYSMWTVLVMAVDENGSPNALQSPVMVNITLIDINDNAPFLDMPYPVIWDENRDPGRITELRARDYDSDENGPPFKFRIDNSTADEEIRAKFEIRDVDLYALVRFDREQRKSYDIPIAITDNGEPAMTGTSTLTVIIGDENDNEMSSGSSSIFVYNYKGESPDTEIGRVYVNDADDWDLPDKHFAWAPDSLHDGFLLNQDTGMITLLSGTSNDTFFLQFIVTEHSLRINPHQVNAFVNVTVKELPEEAVARSGSVRFYGITAEQFVEPDEHGVSKKQIFQEKIANMLNASLENVDVFTVLHSPHHNNRSLLDVRFSAHGSPYFAPEKLNAILAQHAKHIESELKTDVLLVNIDECLFEKQHCNHSCRSYLNASTIPYAVFTNISSFVGVRAVVDPQCTCHVAEPIVCLNGGTPFAERCECPPDFEGPRCEVLGIGFQGDGWAVMPPPGQACDESHLGLEITPHVENGLVFYFGPITYSPKMGIQDFMSLELQQGYAVLYVDYGSGTARLDQKHILLTDGKSHRIDVFWNKNLIELTVDNCGTSACMSLTAPQGSNQFLNVNGPMQVGGSLSNLAMLSSQLKWDHRPTDKGFVGCVRNMTFNGNTYNLGMPSLSRNADPGCNHGMAKAISFGIDTNFLVAILVCIAILLILLLAVVVHRRKTDDLYKDMDDIRENIINYEDEGGGEVDTGYDLNVLRTIYDAPPIDSKIASGRAPDEVPDICGFLDGKKESCDKDPDTNPFDDVRHYAYEGEGNSEGSLSSLASCTDDGDLKFNYLSNFGPRFRKLADIYGEEGSDEESDGVGERESESWC; via the exons CGGATGCAACGAGATTGAGGCATTCGAGACACCTGGATACGAGATCGCAGTTCTCCACCGAAGAGGAATTAACT ATGCAGCAGATTGAGAATCACAATCACAAGCCGGTGTTTTCGAATTGCTCGCATTACGCGCCCGTGGTGAAAGAGGAAGAGCCAGCGGGCACCGAGGTGGTGCAGGTGCACGCCGAGGACAGGGATCGTCCCGAGGACGGAG GCACGATCACCTACAGCTTCCTAACCGCTCACGGCGAGAAGCTGAAATTCAAGATCGACAACAGGACAGGACTGATCAGGACGACGCAGATGTTGGACAGAGACGAACCCGCTCGGGAAAAGGAAGCGTACCTGACGATACTCGCGACCGACAACGGCAAGCCTCAGCTCGACGATGTCTGCACGTTCAAAGTGACGATTGAAGATGTGAACGACAACGCTCCGGTGTTCGACAAAGTG GCGTACACCGAATCGGTACCGCAAGACTTACCGTTGGGCCGCGAGGTGATGAGAGTCTCCGCCACGGATATCGACGACGGCAACAACTCCGTCGTCCACTACAGTCTGTCGCCGAAGAAGAAAGAGGACGGCGTCTACTTCCGGATAGACAGCAAAACGGGAGTGATATTCCTGAACAAAACCATCGAC AGAAGTCCCGACTACAAATTCAGCATGACCGCCACCGCGATGGATCGAGGGGAGACTCCGCGATCGAACGTGATCGATCTGGACATTCGGGTGGTCGAGTCGCACAAGAAGCCGCCGGATTTCTTGCCGAGATCCTCGGAACCGATCCGACTCAAGGAGAACTTCAGCGACTTCGGGCAGAGCATCGTGCGGCTACCAGCCGTCACGAACACCGTCAACGACACCTGCGTCTTCCACATGGTCGACGGTAGAACCGTGCAAACCAACAAAGGCAACACCTTCAG ATTGGAATCGAGCGGAAACGAGGCGTTCATCAAGCTCTCGCAGCATCTCGACTATGAGAGCAACACGGTGTACTCGTTGATCGTGCGAGTGCAGAACAAGTACCAGCTAGCCGCGGAGACCGTGGTCGACATCGAGGTGGAGGACGTCAACGACAACATCCCGGTGTTTCGCGAGATGAAGAAAGGCAGCGTGCTCGAAAACGAACCGCCGGGTGTACCGGTGATGCAAGTACGCGCGATCGACGCGGACGGTACGTCCGCTCACAATCAG GTTACTTACGAGCTGGACAACTTTCAAGACCTGTTCGCCATCGACAAATACACCGGCAACATCACCACGCTGCAAATCTTCGACAGGGAGAAGGAGGACACGTACAACGTGAAGGTGATCGCGGTCGACAATTCTCCTAGCGCGTTGTTCGGGACCGGCGAGCACAACAAGGGCCAGCAAGTGTTTCGCATCGAGATCGCGGACAAGAACGACAACGCGCCTCATTTCGACAGGCCGGTGTACACGGCCACCTCGATCCTCGAGAACGCCAATCAAAACGAGGTGGTCACCGAGGTGAAGGCCATCGACTCGGACACGGCCAGCCCGGTCACCTACAGCATCATATTCGGCAACACCGACGACAGTTTTCTCATCGAGGAGACCACCGGCAAGATTCGCGTCAAGAACTTGCTCGACTACGAGAAGATCACCGAGTACAACTTGACCGTGAGAGCGTTCGACGGCCTGTTCGACGACACCGCTCAGGTGAAAATTTTTATCGAGAACGTGAACGACAATCGACCGGTTTTCGGGGATTTCGATAAAAATCCGATCATCCGGGAGGAGACGTTGTACAAAG GTTGCATCACAACCGTGGTCGCCTACGATCCCGACATAAAGGACCGGAACGCGGATCAGAACATCACGTACTCCATAGTGAAGGAGGATCAACAACCGTTGATCGAGATCGACAAGACCGGCTGCCTGAAGTTGAAGAAACCGTTGGATCGGGACTCGCCGAACGGTTACTCGATGTGGACGGTGCTGGTGATGGCGGTGGACGAGAACGGATCCCCGAACGCGCTGCAGAGTCCGGTGATGGTGAACATCACGCTGATCGACATCAACGACAACGCGCCGTTCCTCGACATGCCGTATCCGGTGATCTGGGACGAGAACAGAGATCCCGGACGGATCACGGAACTGAGGGCACGCGACTACGACTCGGACGAGAACGGACCGCCGTTTAAATTTCGCATCGACAACAGCACCGCGGACGAGGAGATCCGCGCGAAATTCGAGATTCGCGACGTCGATCTGTACGCTCTGGTTCGATTCGATCGCGAGCAACGGAAGAGCTACGACATCCCGATCGCGATCACCGACAACGGAGAACCGGCCATGACGGGCACCTCAACCTTGACCGTGATCATCGGCGACGAGAACGACAACGAGATGTCCTCGGGCTCCAGCTCGATATTCGTCTACAACTACAAAGGCGAGTCGCCCGACACCGAGATAGGTCGAGTTTACGTGAACGACGCGGACGACTGGGACTTGCCGGACAAACACTTCGCCTGGGCCCCGGATTCGTTGCACGACGGGTTCCTCTTGAACCAGGACACGGGCATGATCACGTTGCTGTCCGGCACCTCGAACGACACGTTCTTCCTGCAGTTTATCGTGACCGAGCACAGCCTGCGCATCAACCCTCACCAGGTGAACGCGTTCGTGAACGTCACCGTGAAAGAGCTGCCCGAGGAAGCGGTGGCCAGGTCCGGCTCCGTCCGGTTCTACGGAATCACCGCGGAGCAGTTCGTCGAGCCCGACGAGCACGGCGTCAGCAAGAAACAGATCTTCCAAGAGAAGATCGCGAACATGCTGAACGCGTCGCTCGAGAACGTGGACGTGTTCACGGTGCTCCATTCGCCTCATCACAACAACAGGAGTCTGCTCGACGTGCGATTCTCCGCTCACGGCAGCCCGTATTTCGCCCCCGAGAAGCTGAACGCGATACTGGCTCAACACGCGAAGCACATCGAAAGCGAGCTCAAGACCGACGTTCTCCTCGTCAACATCGACGAATGCCTGTTCGAGAAGCAGCACTGCAACCACTCTTGTCGCAGCTACTTGAACGCCAGCACGATCCCGTACGCGGTCTTCACGAACATCAGCTCGTTCGTCGGTGTCCGGGCGGTGGTCGATCCGCAGTGCACTTGCCACGTCGCCGAGCCGATCGTTTGCCTGAACGGCGGCACTCCGTTCGCGGAACGATGCGAGTGTCCGCCCGATTTCGAGGGACCCAGGTGCGAAGTCCTCGGCATCGGGTTCCAAGGCGACGGCTGGGCTGTGATGCCTCCACCCGGTCAAGCTTGCGACGAATCTCATTTGG GTCTCGAGATCACGCCCCACGTCGAGAACGGCTTGGTATTTTATTTCGGCCCGATCACCTACAGCCCGAAAATGGGCATTCAGGACTTCATGTCGCTGGAACTGCAGCAGGGTTACGCGGTTCTTTACGTGGACTACGGCTCGGGTACCGCTCGGCTCGATCAAAAGCATATTCTGCTGACGGACGGCAAAAGTCACAGGATAGACGTCTTCTGGAACAAGAAC TTGATCGAGTTGACGGTGGACAATTGCGGTACGTCCGCTTGCATGAGTTTAACCGCGCCGCAAGGTTCCAACCAGTTTCTGAACGTGAACGGGCCGATGCAGGTCGGAGGTAGTCTGAGCAACCTGGCGATGCTCTCTTCGCAGCTGAAATGGGACCACAGACCGACCGACAAGGGATTCGTCGGTTGCGTGCGCAACATGACTTTTAACGGAAAC ACGTACAACCTGGGAATGCCCTCGTTGTCGAGAAACGCGGACCCAGGCTGCAACCACGGAATGGCCAAGGCGATCTCCTTTGGGATCGACACCAACTTTCTGGTCGCGATCCTGGTCTGCATCGCGATCCTGCTGATACTGCTACTCGCGGTGGTGGTGCACAGGCGCAAGACGGACGATCTCTACAAGGATATGGACGACATTCGAGAAAATATAATCAATTACGAGGACGAAGGAGGCGGCGAGGTCGACACCGGCTACGACTTGAACGTCCTGCGAACCATTTACGACGCGCCTCCGATCGACTCGAAGATAGCGTCGGGCAGAG CTCCCGACGAGGTACCGGACATTTGCGGTTTCCTGGACGGCAAGAAGGAAAGCTGCGACAAGGATCCCGACACGAATCCGTTCGACGACGTTAGGCATTACGCGTACGAGGGCGAGGGCAACTCCGAGGGTTCTTTGTCGTCTTTGGCCTCCT GTACCGACGATGGAGACCTAAAATTCAACTACCTGTCGAATTTCGGGCCCAGGTTCCGCAAGCTGGCCGACATCTACGGAGAGGAAGGCAGCGACGAGGAGAGCGACGGCGTGGGAGAACGGGAAAGCGAGAGTTGGTGTTGA
- the LOC143358204 gene encoding stAR-related lipid transfer protein 7, mitochondrial, translating into MYTAQFSGLLLKRFHRDYVRYGTRLAPPFRYYGNYGKFRECRKRISVWLKEHRGRVAEACTQQFEFIAAQRVRRSLQIFHLYTRIWDKTALKEFMKSWRNRAFRNSRRFLTSSIGVAVFNWDRERISEKELNSYKQEIEGIYKLRDTTVVCPKCHLRIVIDVQQPGVKYCVCQDNKNKSDATSNQDEEGWKPYLEREDMLIWRRTEPNTGGLFAYKVYGSFAEVTAEDFLQTQIDVDYRKKWDPIARELRIIDSDPMSESTKNDRSDVIYWETEWPALFANRDYVYQRRWVVDKDKRLIIIISKGTEHPNAPTRPGIYRVSTYWSYMVIKPYTEFHKPGIEFGLTYFDDPGVNIPSTVTAWIAMTGLPNFLIRMRKASKNYQHYKESIDAIVTSYLSLKEGNVFEDKVRENSTPNLESNETIRNEITDVAEETKVFKFKENRQEQQQEENCTNVEGVQDKQDEDGTGLNKESKGLLDYFFLAKLFA; encoded by the exons ATGTATACGGCACAATTCTCCGGTTTGTTGTTGAAACGATTTCACAGAGACTACGTTCGTTACGGTACTAGGTTAGCGCCTCCTTTCCGGTATTACGGAAACTATGGAAAATTCCGTGAATGTCGGAAGAGGATAAGCGTTTGGCTGAAAGAGCACAGAGGTCGGGTGGCCGAAGCTTGCACGCAACAGTTCGAATTCATTGCCGCGCAACGTGTACGAAGGAGCCTGCAAATATTTCACTTGTACACAAGAATATGGGACAAAACGGCACTGAAGGAGTTTATGAAATCCTGGAGGAATCGTGCCTTCAGAAACAGCAGACGCTTCCTGACCAGCAGTATCGGAGTGGCGGTGTTTAACTGGGATCGCGAAAGAATCAGCGAAAAAGAGTTGAACAG TTACAAGCAGGAAATCGAAGGAATTTACAAACTGAGGGACACCACCGTCGTTTGCCCAAAATGCCATCTGAGAATCGTAATCGACGTCCAACAACCGGGAGTCAAGTATTGTGTCTGTcaagataataaaaataaatccgACGCAACGTCGAATCAAGACG AGGAGGGATGGAAGCCGTACCTAGAACGGGAAGACATGCTAATATGGAGAAGAACAGAACCAAATACCGGCGGATTGTTCGCCTACAAAGTGTATGGTTCGTTTGCGGAAGTGACCGCCGAGGACTTTCTGCAAACGCAAATAGACGTGGACTATCGAAAGAAATGGGATCCGATTGCACGTGAATTGCGTATCATAGACAGCGATCCGATGTCAGAATCGACGAAAAACGACCGCTCCGACGTTATATATTGGGAAACCGAATGGCCT gcgttaTTCGCGAACAGAGACTACGTGTACCAACGAAGATGGGTGGTGGACAAAGACAAGCGATTAATAATCATCATCAGTAAGGGAACGGAGCATCCTAATGCACCGACCAGACCTGGAATATACAG AGTCTCGACGTATTGGTCGTACATGGTGATAAAGCCGTATACAGAATTCCACAAACCAGGCATTGAATTCGGATTGACCTACTTCGACGATCCTGGCGTAAATATACCATCCACGGTTACCGCATGGATCGCGATGACAG GATTACCAAACTTCTTGATCCGCATGAGAAAAGCATCGAAGAATTATCAACATTACAAAGAAAGTATCGACGCGATCGTTACCAGTTACCTTTCACTGAAAGAAGGAAACGTTTTCGAGGATAAAGTTCGAGAAAACTCAACTCCAAATTTGGAAAGCAACGAAACGATACGCAACGAGATAACCGATGTCGCCGAAGAAACGAAAGTGTTCAAATTCAAGGAAAACCGACAAGAACAACAACAAGAAGAAAACTGTACAAACGTGGAAGGCGTACAAGACAAACAAGACGAAGACGGCACAGGTTTGAACAAAGAAAGCAAAGGATTGTTAGATTATTTTTTCCTGGCTAAATTGTTCGCATGA
- the LOC143358206 gene encoding uncharacterized protein LOC143358206: MVSLAKGWNETIKACPVSLFVRNRDHPGEHGRSNEPRYTDQFFLQSHRVVRPASQREPDMYRKIRLGFLAVIFLVCLILDSGTQAQLNFSTGWGKRSERRGGVVECGSGVAPKLEQLLNVYFLIQMEAQKMLDCRKLNE; this comes from the exons ATGGTTTCTCTCGCGAAGGGATGGAACGAAACTATAAAAGCATGCCCGGTATCGTTGTTCGTCCGCAATCGCGATCATCCCGGTGAACACGGACGATCGAACGAACCGCGATACACCGATCAGTTTTTCTTACAAAGTCATCGAGTTGTACGTCCGGCGTCTCAGCGTGAACCAGACAT GTATCGAAAAATCCGGCTCGGCTTCCTCGCGGTGATTTTTCTGGTATGTTTGATCCTGGACTCTGGGACCCAAGCTCAGCTGAACTTCTCCACCGGATGGGGAAAGAGAAGCGAAAGAAGAGGTGGCGTCGTCGAATGCGGTTCAGGGGTCGCGCCCAAGCTCGAGCAACTGCTGAACGTCTACTTTTTGATACAA ATGGAAGCGCAAAAAATGTTGGACTGTCGGAAGCTGAACGAGTGA